The following are from one region of the Candidatus Bathyarchaeota archaeon genome:
- a CDS encoding ABC transporter ATP-binding protein: MVSREVLIKAEGLTKKYDDFQAVDHIDFEVYRGECVGFLGPNGAGKTTTVRMMYCFLVPTAGELTVAGLSVKSQCREIKALIGVAPQEDNLDPDFTVLKNLTVYCRYFDIPKEEALKRAEEQLRFFQLEEKRDVPILALSTGMKRRLIFARALLNQPQILILDEPTTGLDPQARHLVWDEIRYLKKQHVTIILTTHYMDEAQILCDRILIVDHGKIIEQGNPAELIKKHVGEEVLELDYDEKMIPLLKEAFPQSRMERIGDRIQIFTDQPHGVFEGFLQQHKLQNVSIRNANLEDVFLKLTGRGLRAE; encoded by the coding sequence ATGGTTTCTAGAGAAGTCCTCATAAAAGCAGAAGGGTTAACCAAAAAATACGACGACTTTCAAGCCGTTGACCACATCGACTTTGAAGTTTACAGGGGAGAGTGCGTGGGGTTTTTGGGTCCCAACGGGGCGGGCAAAACTACCACTGTTCGCATGATGTACTGCTTTTTGGTTCCCACCGCAGGTGAACTCACTGTTGCGGGTTTAAGCGTTAAGTCGCAGTGCAGAGAAATCAAAGCCTTAATCGGTGTGGCGCCTCAAGAGGACAACTTAGACCCCGACTTCACCGTATTAAAAAACCTGACCGTTTACTGCCGGTACTTTGACATCCCAAAAGAAGAAGCGCTCAAACGGGCGGAGGAACAGTTGAGGTTTTTTCAGTTGGAGGAAAAACGGGATGTGCCTATCTTGGCGCTCTCGACGGGGATGAAGCGCCGACTGATTTTTGCTAGGGCGCTGCTCAATCAGCCGCAGATTCTTATTCTTGATGAGCCCACTACAGGTTTGGATCCTCAAGCGCGGCATTTGGTCTGGGATGAAATTCGCTACCTCAAAAAGCAGCATGTAACCATCATCTTAACCACGCATTACATGGATGAAGCCCAAATCCTCTGTGACCGTATACTCATCGTAGATCACGGCAAAATCATAGAGCAAGGCAACCCAGCTGAGCTCATCAAAAAGCATGTCGGTGAAGAAGTTCTTGAACTCGACTACGACGAAAAAATGATTCCTCTTCTAAAAGAGGCTTTTCCACAGTCCCGCATGGAGCGCATCGGCGACCGCATACAAATCTTCACCGACCAACCGCACGGCGTCTTCGAAGGTTTCCTGCAACAGCATAAACTTCAAAATGTCTCTATTCGCAACGCTAACCTCGAAGACGTTTTCTTGAAATTGACTGGCAGGGGGCTGAGGGCAGAATGA
- a CDS encoding ABC transporter permease produces MTTPNLRKSPAKFSIPHLTYRVWTVWRRNADVFIKTIKVNFMPSLLEPILYLVAFGFGLGGFVQNINGQPYINFLAPALVAIAVMNGSFFECTYASFVRMYFQKTFDAIVATPVSVEEVVAGELLWGATRSTINVTIVLAVIAAFGLISSPLFLLVPLIAFFGGLMFAAIAMCFTALAPNIDFFNYPAFLFVTPMLFLSGTFFPLTALPTAVQALAMTVLPLTHVVNLCRGAVVSTVEPILGLSTEMLLLVSLVWLIAVTAFFFILAINLMKKRLIA; encoded by the coding sequence ATGACAACACCCAACCTGCGCAAATCCCCCGCAAAATTCAGCATCCCCCACCTCACCTACAGAGTATGGACAGTATGGCGTAGAAACGCGGACGTTTTTATCAAAACAATAAAAGTCAACTTTATGCCCTCCCTTCTTGAGCCAATCCTCTATCTGGTCGCGTTCGGCTTTGGACTGGGTGGATTTGTGCAGAACATCAACGGTCAACCCTACATCAATTTCTTAGCGCCCGCATTGGTGGCGATTGCGGTCATGAACGGCTCGTTTTTTGAGTGCACGTATGCTTCGTTTGTGCGTATGTACTTCCAGAAGACATTCGACGCCATCGTCGCCACACCTGTGAGCGTGGAAGAGGTCGTAGCAGGCGAGCTGCTTTGGGGTGCTACGCGCTCAACCATCAACGTAACCATCGTGCTAGCAGTCATTGCAGCTTTCGGCTTAATCTCCAGTCCCCTGTTTTTGCTGGTGCCCCTTATTGCGTTCTTCGGCGGGTTAATGTTCGCCGCCATAGCCATGTGCTTCACCGCCTTGGCACCCAACATCGACTTCTTCAACTACCCCGCATTCCTCTTCGTTACGCCTATGCTGTTTCTAAGCGGAACCTTCTTCCCCCTCACCGCCCTACCAACAGCTGTACAGGCGTTAGCGATGACCGTATTACCGCTCACACATGTGGTGAACCTCTGCAGAGGCGCGGTTGTGTCTACGGTGGAGCCGATTTTAGGGTTGAGCACAGAAATGCTACTACTGGTCAGCTTGGTTTGGTTGATTGCGGTGACGGCGTTCTTCTTTATCTTAGCCATAAACTTGATGAAGAAACGTCTAATCGCCTAA